In the Streptomyces sp. f51 genome, one interval contains:
- a CDS encoding aldehyde dehydrogenase family protein has product MPHPHTSQPSTPPPHDHELRVLDPATEEVVATAPAATAQDVDDAVVRAGRAQTRWAALAPADRARLLRRFAAEVDAHIEELARLEVREAGHTLGNARWEAGNVRDLLDYAAGGVERLTGRQIPVPGGLDITLLEPLGVVGVIAPWNFPMPIAAWGTAPALAAGNAVILKPAETTPLTALRLAELALDAGLPEHLFQVLPGAGPVAGDALVRHPGVAKIVFTGSTAVGRQVLAKGSALLKRVTLELGGKSPNIVFADADIEAAAAAAPMSFLDNSGQDCCARTRILVQRSVHDRFLELLAPAVESVVVGDPSDERTQMGPLISRAQLDRVRSYVDDGAPGIRGKAPEGPGFWFAPTVLTGVDPGARVAVEEVFGPVAVVLPFEDEADAVRLANATDYGLSGSIWTRDVGRALRVSQAVRAGNLSVNSHSSVRYWTPFGGFKQSGIGRELGPDALTAFTETKNVFISTEGPAQ; this is encoded by the coding sequence TTGCCGCACCCGCACACTTCGCAGCCGTCCACCCCACCCCCGCACGACCACGAACTCCGCGTGCTCGACCCGGCCACCGAGGAGGTCGTCGCCACCGCCCCGGCCGCGACGGCCCAGGACGTGGACGACGCCGTCGTACGGGCCGGCCGGGCGCAGACCCGCTGGGCCGCGCTCGCACCCGCCGACCGGGCCAGGCTGCTGCGCCGTTTCGCGGCCGAAGTCGACGCCCACATCGAGGAACTGGCCCGTCTGGAGGTCCGCGAGGCCGGCCACACCCTCGGCAACGCCCGCTGGGAGGCGGGCAACGTCCGCGATCTCCTCGACTACGCGGCCGGAGGAGTGGAGCGACTGACGGGTCGTCAAATCCCGGTCCCGGGCGGCCTCGACATCACCCTCCTCGAACCGCTCGGCGTCGTCGGCGTCATCGCGCCCTGGAACTTCCCGATGCCCATCGCCGCCTGGGGCACCGCACCCGCACTCGCCGCGGGCAACGCCGTCATCCTCAAACCCGCCGAGACGACCCCGCTCACCGCGCTCCGGCTGGCCGAACTCGCCCTGGACGCGGGCCTGCCCGAGCATCTCTTCCAGGTGCTGCCCGGCGCGGGCCCCGTCGCGGGGGACGCCCTCGTCCGGCACCCAGGCGTCGCGAAGATCGTCTTCACCGGGTCCACGGCCGTCGGCAGACAGGTCCTGGCCAAGGGCTCCGCCCTCCTCAAACGCGTCACCCTCGAACTCGGCGGCAAGAGCCCCAACATCGTCTTCGCCGACGCCGACATCGAGGCCGCCGCGGCGGCGGCCCCCATGTCCTTCCTCGACAACTCCGGCCAGGACTGCTGCGCCCGCACCCGCATCCTCGTCCAGCGCTCCGTCCATGACCGCTTCCTCGAACTCCTGGCCCCGGCCGTCGAGTCGGTCGTCGTCGGCGACCCCTCCGACGAACGCACCCAGATGGGCCCGCTGATCTCCCGGGCCCAGCTGGACCGCGTACGGTCCTACGTCGACGACGGCGCGCCCGGCATCCGGGGCAAGGCCCCCGAGGGCCCCGGCTTCTGGTTCGCGCCCACCGTCCTCACCGGCGTCGACCCCGGCGCCCGCGTGGCCGTCGAGGAGGTCTTCGGTCCCGTCGCCGTCGTGCTGCCCTTCGAGGACGAGGCCGACGCCGTCCGGCTCGCCAACGCCACCGACTACGGCCTGTCCGGATCCATCTGGACCCGCGACGTCGGCCGCGCCCTGCGCGTCTCCCAAGCCGTCCGCGCGGGCAACCTGTCCGTCAACTCCCACTCCAGCGTCCGCTACTGGACCCCCTTCGGCGGCTTCAAGCAGTCGGGGATCGGCCGCGAACTCGGCCCGGACGCCCTCACCGCCTTCACCGAGACCAAGAACGTCTTCATCAGCACGGAGGGTCCCGCACAGTGA
- a CDS encoding amino acid deaminase/aldolase produces the protein MTARAADRARYDRATAHLDAPVAIVDLEAFDANADDLVRRAGGKPIRVASKSVRCRTLLERVLGREGFAGLMSFTLAESLWLARSGFDDVLLAYPSADRKGYAELTADPKLAAAVTVMIDDPAQLRLIDEARDGGTEVVRVCLELDTSLKLFGGRVRVGALRSPLHSAAQVADLARAVKRAPGFKLVGIMAYEGHIAGVGDSVSGRPLRSRAVRLMQATARKELAQRRADVVRAVRAVEPDLEFVNGGGTGSVQHTAAEEAVTEIAAGSGLYVPRLFDNYTSFSGRPAALFAQPVVRRPGVGVVTVLGGGYPASGAAGPDRLPVPYLPEGLSYDPQEGPGEVQTPLLGSPADDLLIGDKVWFRHAKAGELCERFDTLHLVEGDTVTASVPTYRGEGHTFL, from the coding sequence ATGACTGCCCGTGCCGCCGACAGGGCCCGCTACGACCGGGCCACCGCTCACCTCGACGCCCCCGTCGCCATCGTGGATCTGGAGGCCTTCGACGCGAACGCGGACGACCTGGTCCGCCGGGCCGGCGGGAAGCCGATCCGCGTCGCCAGCAAGTCCGTCCGCTGCCGCACCCTGCTGGAACGCGTCCTGGGCCGGGAGGGCTTCGCGGGGCTCATGTCGTTCACCCTCGCCGAGTCCCTGTGGCTGGCCAGGTCCGGTTTCGACGACGTCCTGCTCGCCTATCCGTCGGCCGACCGCAAGGGCTACGCCGAGCTGACCGCCGACCCCAAGCTCGCCGCCGCGGTGACCGTCATGATCGACGACCCGGCACAGCTGCGCCTCATCGACGAGGCCCGCGACGGCGGCACCGAGGTCGTACGGGTCTGTCTTGAACTGGACACGTCGCTGAAGCTGTTCGGCGGCCGGGTCCGGGTCGGCGCGCTGCGCTCACCGCTGCACTCCGCCGCCCAGGTCGCGGACCTCGCCCGCGCCGTCAAGCGCGCCCCGGGGTTCAAGCTGGTGGGGATCATGGCGTACGAGGGTCACATCGCCGGCGTCGGTGACTCTGTCTCGGGGCGGCCGCTGCGCTCGCGTGCCGTGCGGCTGATGCAGGCGACGGCCCGCAAGGAGCTCGCCCAGCGGCGCGCGGACGTCGTCCGGGCGGTCCGCGCGGTGGAACCGGACCTCGAATTCGTCAACGGCGGCGGCACCGGAAGCGTCCAGCACACGGCGGCGGAGGAAGCGGTCACCGAGATCGCGGCCGGCTCGGGGCTCTATGTGCCGAGGCTCTTCGACAACTACACGTCCTTCAGCGGACGCCCGGCGGCACTGTTCGCCCAGCCCGTGGTGCGCCGCCCCGGTGTGGGTGTGGTGACCGTGCTCGGCGGCGGATATCCCGCCTCCGGGGCCGCGGGCCCCGACCGGCTGCCGGTCCCGTATCTGCCGGAGGGCCTGTCGTACGACCCCCAGGAGGGTCCCGGCGAGGTGCAGACCCCGCTGCTCGGCTCCCCCGCCGACGATCTGCTCATCGGCGACAAGGTGTGGTTCCGGCACGCGAAGGCCGGTGAGCTGTGCGAGCGGTTCGACACGCTGCACCTCGTGGAGGGCGACACCGTCACCGCCTCCGTCCCGACCTACCGGGGAGAGGGCCACACCTTCCTCTGA
- a CDS encoding LysR family transcriptional regulator, producing MGSGAEDRPGAGIAHRVPDLGALELLLAVARLGSLGRAAREVGITQPAASSRIRSMERMLGVALVDRSPRGSRLTREGALVTDWARRVVDAAEAFDAGAQALRDRRDSRLRVAASMTIAEYLLPGWLIALRAQRPDTAVSLLAGNSAAVAERLLSGEADLGFVEGLSVPSGLDATVIAHDRLIVVTAPGHPWARRRVPLAAAELAATPLILREEGSGTRQVLDSALGGLARPLIELSSTTAVKASAVSGAGPAVLSELALGEELSAHRLVGIPLADVQLTRALRAVWPTGHRPTGPARDLLSLTRGA from the coding sequence ATGGGTAGCGGCGCCGAGGACCGGCCCGGTGCCGGGATCGCCCACCGGGTGCCCGATCTCGGCGCGCTGGAACTGCTCCTCGCGGTGGCGCGCCTCGGCAGCCTCGGACGTGCGGCGCGGGAGGTGGGGATCACCCAGCCGGCGGCCAGCAGCCGTATCCGTTCCATGGAGCGGATGCTCGGCGTGGCGCTCGTGGACCGGTCACCGCGCGGCTCCCGGCTCACCCGCGAGGGCGCGCTCGTCACGGACTGGGCCCGGCGGGTGGTGGACGCGGCCGAGGCGTTCGACGCCGGGGCGCAGGCGCTGCGCGACCGGCGCGACTCGCGGCTGCGGGTCGCCGCGAGCATGACCATCGCCGAGTATCTGCTGCCCGGCTGGCTGATCGCGCTGCGCGCGCAGCGTCCCGACACGGCCGTGTCGCTGCTCGCGGGGAACTCCGCCGCCGTGGCCGAGCGGCTTCTGTCGGGTGAGGCGGACCTCGGGTTCGTCGAGGGGCTCTCGGTGCCGTCCGGTCTCGACGCCACCGTCATCGCGCACGACCGGCTCATCGTGGTGACGGCGCCCGGGCACCCCTGGGCGCGGCGGCGGGTGCCGCTCGCGGCGGCCGAGCTGGCCGCGACGCCGCTCATCCTGCGGGAGGAGGGGTCGGGCACGCGTCAGGTGCTGGACTCCGCGCTCGGTGGGCTCGCCCGTCCCCTGATCGAGCTGTCCTCGACGACGGCGGTCAAGGCGTCCGCCGTGAGCGGCGCGGGGCCCGCCGTGCTCAGCGAACTCGCCCTCGGTGAGGAGCTGTCGGCCCACCGGCTGGTGGGTATCCCGCTCGCCGACGTCCAGCTCACCCGCGCCCTGCGCGCCGTATGGCCGACGGGCCACCGCCCCACGGGCCCGGCCCGCGACCTGCTGTCCCTGACGCGGGGGGCGTAG
- a CDS encoding glutamine synthetase family protein has product MADRTPPLTVEELRALVGAGDIDTVVLAFPDMQGRLQGKRFAAAFFLDEVLEHGTEGCNYLLAVDTDMNTVDGYAMSSWDRGYGDFALHPDLGTLRRVPWSEGTALLIADLAWNDGSPVVAAPRQILRRQLDRLADLGYTAQVGTELEFIVFKDTYEQAWDTGYRGLTPANQYNIDYSVLGTGRVEPLLRRIRNEMQAAGLTVESAKGECNPGQHEIAFKYDEALVTCDQHAIYKTGAKEIASQEGVSLTFMAKYNEREGNSCHIHLSLADADGTNVMAGSAGDPGGMSEVMRHFLAGQLAALRDFSLLYAPNINSYKRFQPGSFAPTAVAWGHDNRTCALRVVGHGRSTRFENRLPGGDVNPHLAVAGLVAAGLYGIERKLELPEACSGNAYTAQYAHVPTTLREAAELWENSPIARAAFGGEVVEHYRNMARVELEAFDAAVTDWELRRSFERM; this is encoded by the coding sequence GTGGCAGACCGCACACCCCCGCTCACCGTCGAGGAACTGCGCGCCCTCGTCGGGGCCGGAGACATCGACACGGTCGTCCTGGCCTTCCCCGACATGCAGGGGCGGCTCCAGGGCAAGCGGTTCGCCGCGGCCTTCTTCCTCGACGAGGTCCTGGAGCACGGCACGGAGGGCTGCAACTACCTCCTCGCCGTCGACACCGACATGAACACCGTCGACGGCTACGCCATGTCCTCCTGGGACCGCGGCTACGGCGACTTCGCGCTGCACCCCGACCTCGGCACCCTGCGGCGCGTCCCCTGGAGCGAGGGCACCGCCCTGCTCATCGCCGACCTCGCCTGGAACGACGGCTCCCCGGTGGTGGCCGCACCCCGCCAGATCCTGCGCCGCCAGCTGGACCGCCTCGCCGACCTCGGCTACACCGCCCAGGTGGGCACCGAGCTGGAGTTCATCGTCTTCAAGGACACCTACGAGCAGGCATGGGACACCGGCTACCGAGGGCTCACCCCGGCCAACCAGTACAATATCGACTACTCGGTCCTCGGGACCGGACGCGTCGAACCCCTGCTGCGCCGCATCCGCAACGAGATGCAGGCGGCCGGCCTCACCGTCGAGTCCGCCAAGGGCGAGTGCAACCCGGGCCAGCACGAGATCGCCTTCAAGTACGACGAGGCCCTCGTCACCTGCGACCAGCACGCGATCTACAAGACCGGCGCCAAGGAGATCGCCTCCCAGGAGGGCGTCTCGCTCACCTTCATGGCCAAGTACAACGAGCGCGAGGGCAACTCCTGCCACATCCACCTCTCGCTCGCCGACGCCGACGGCACCAATGTGATGGCGGGTTCCGCCGGGGACCCGGGCGGGATGTCGGAGGTGATGCGCCACTTCCTCGCCGGACAGCTGGCCGCGCTGCGCGACTTCTCCCTCCTGTACGCGCCCAACATCAACTCCTACAAGCGGTTCCAGCCCGGCTCCTTCGCCCCGACCGCCGTCGCCTGGGGCCACGACAACCGCACCTGCGCGCTCCGCGTCGTCGGCCACGGCCGCTCCACGCGCTTCGAGAACCGGCTGCCCGGAGGCGACGTCAATCCGCATCTGGCCGTCGCCGGACTCGTGGCGGCCGGACTGTACGGCATCGAGCGCAAGCTGGAGCTGCCCGAGGCCTGCTCGGGCAACGCCTACACCGCCCAGTACGCGCACGTCCCCACCACCCTGCGCGAGGCCGCCGAACTCTGGGAGAACAGCCCGATCGCCCGGGCCGCCTTCGGTGGCGAGGTGGTCGAGCACTACCGCAACATGGCGCGCGTCGAACTGGAGGCGTTCGACGCCGCGGTGACCGACTGGGAGCTGCGCCGCTCCTTCGAACGCATGTGA
- a CDS encoding FCD domain-containing protein: protein MTRAESGRGTGDRLTPVLRPVRAGNGFEEALEQILQIVRLGLVPGGERLPAERELAERLGISRVTLREVLKVLQDQGLVESRRGRYGGTFVLARTDAPGEHELRRRVAAVDIEDVLRFREVLEVGAAGLCATHGLDAAQGARLREALERTNDAPLADYRRLDTMLHLTLAELCGSPSLTARYAAVRAGVNDLLDCIPLLVRNLEHSQRQHTALVEAVLDGDADGAREIMREHCAGTAALLRGFLA, encoded by the coding sequence ATGACGCGGGCGGAATCCGGCCGGGGGACGGGCGACCGGCTGACGCCGGTCCTGCGGCCGGTGCGGGCGGGCAACGGCTTCGAGGAGGCGCTGGAGCAGATCCTCCAGATCGTTCGGCTCGGCCTGGTGCCGGGAGGTGAACGGCTGCCCGCGGAGCGGGAGTTGGCGGAGCGGCTCGGCATCAGCCGGGTGACGCTGCGCGAGGTCCTGAAGGTGCTCCAGGACCAGGGTCTGGTCGAGTCGCGGCGCGGGCGCTACGGCGGCACGTTCGTGCTGGCGCGCACCGACGCGCCGGGCGAGCACGAGCTGCGCCGCCGGGTCGCCGCGGTCGACATCGAGGACGTACTGCGCTTCCGCGAGGTCCTGGAGGTCGGCGCGGCCGGGCTGTGCGCGACGCACGGCCTCGACGCCGCGCAGGGCGCCCGGCTGCGCGAGGCGCTGGAGCGGACGAACGACGCCCCGCTGGCCGACTACCGGCGCCTGGACACCATGCTCCACCTCACCCTCGCGGAGCTGTGCGGCTCCCCGTCCCTGACCGCGCGGTACGCGGCCGTCCGCGCCGGCGTGAACGACCTGCTCGACTGCATCCCGCTCCTCGTCCGCAACCTGGAGCATTCGCAGCGTCAGCACACCGCCCTGGTCGAGGCGGTGCTCGACGGGGACGCGGACGGGGCGCGCGAGATCATGCGGGAGCACTGCGCGGGCACGGCGGCGCTGCTGCGGGGGTTCCTGGCGTGA
- a CDS encoding TDT family transporter, protein MVTAAQPLSAHQAGTVPDTKTPRVPGNRVVTAVRQLGPNWYASVMGTAIVATAGAGLPVDVPGLRTTCTVVWALSLTLLVSLLAARALHWAHHSDQARAHLLDPAVAPFYGCLSMALLAVGGGTLLVGRDWIGTPAAVAVDTVLFTAGTLIGLAAAVAVPYLMVVRHRIEPGQASPVWLLPIVAPMVSAALGPLLVPHLPAGQPRETLLLACVAMFGISLVATFVMLPMIFARLVTSGPLPLALTPTLFLVLGPLGQSTTAVGKFADAAPGVVPAPYDQGFALLAVLYGVPVLGFALLWLALAVAMTVRARRQGMGFAMTWWAFTFPVGTCVTGAEGLARHTGLPAFQALAVALYVLLLTAWSVAAVRTAHGLLTGRLLAAPR, encoded by the coding sequence ATGGTCACCGCAGCCCAGCCCTTGTCCGCCCATCAGGCGGGAACCGTCCCCGACACGAAGACCCCCCGTGTCCCGGGAAACCGCGTCGTCACCGCGGTCCGTCAGCTCGGCCCGAACTGGTACGCCTCCGTGATGGGCACCGCGATCGTGGCCACGGCGGGAGCCGGGCTCCCGGTGGACGTGCCCGGTCTGCGCACCACCTGCACCGTCGTGTGGGCCCTCTCGCTCACCCTGTTGGTGTCGCTGCTGGCCGCCCGCGCGCTGCACTGGGCCCACCACAGCGACCAGGCCCGCGCCCACCTCCTCGACCCGGCCGTGGCCCCGTTCTACGGCTGCCTCTCGATGGCCCTGCTCGCCGTGGGCGGCGGCACGCTGCTGGTCGGCCGGGACTGGATCGGGACACCGGCCGCGGTCGCCGTGGACACCGTGCTGTTCACCGCGGGGACGCTGATCGGGCTCGCCGCCGCCGTGGCCGTCCCGTATCTCATGGTCGTACGGCATCGCATCGAGCCCGGGCAGGCGTCCCCCGTGTGGCTGCTGCCGATCGTCGCCCCCATGGTGTCGGCCGCGCTCGGCCCGCTCCTCGTCCCCCACCTGCCGGCCGGGCAGCCCCGGGAGACCCTGCTCCTCGCCTGTGTCGCGATGTTCGGGATCAGCCTGGTGGCCACCTTCGTGATGCTGCCCATGATCTTCGCGCGGCTCGTCACCTCGGGTCCGCTGCCGCTCGCGCTCACCCCGACGCTGTTCCTGGTGCTCGGCCCGCTGGGCCAGTCGACGACCGCGGTGGGCAAGTTCGCGGACGCCGCCCCCGGTGTGGTGCCCGCCCCCTACGACCAGGGCTTCGCGCTGCTCGCCGTCCTCTACGGCGTCCCCGTGCTGGGCTTCGCGCTGCTGTGGCTCGCGCTGGCCGTCGCCATGACCGTACGGGCCCGCCGCCAGGGCATGGGTTTCGCGATGACCTGGTGGGCCTTCACATTCCCGGTGGGCACCTGTGTCACCGGCGCGGAGGGCCTGGCCCGGCACACGGGCCTGCCCGCCTTCCAGGCACTGGCCGTGGCCCTGTACGTCCTGCTGCTGACCGCCTGGTCGGTGGCCGCGGTCAGGACGGCCCACGGCCTGCTCACGGGCAGGCTGCTCGCCGCCCCCCGGTGA
- a CDS encoding 3-oxoacyl-ACP reductase: MTSDTPETICRRLVGRTAVITGAASGIGLATARRLASEGAHVVCGDIDEQHGKAVAEEVGGTFVKVDVTDPEQVETLFRTAYDTYGSVDIAFNNAGISPPDDDSILDTGLEAWKRVQEVNLTSVYLCCKAAIPYMRRQGRGSIINTASFVARMGAATSQISYTASKGGVLAMSRELGVQFAREGIRVNALCPGPVNTPLLQELFAKDPERAARRLVHIPVGRFAEADEIASAVAFLASDDSSFVNATDFLVDGGISGAYVTPL, translated from the coding sequence GTGACTTCAGACACCCCCGAGACCATCTGCCGCCGCCTGGTGGGCCGCACCGCCGTCATCACCGGCGCCGCCAGCGGCATCGGCCTCGCCACCGCGCGCCGGCTCGCCTCCGAGGGCGCCCACGTCGTCTGCGGCGACATCGACGAGCAGCACGGGAAGGCCGTCGCCGAAGAGGTCGGCGGCACCTTCGTCAAGGTCGACGTGACCGACCCGGAGCAGGTGGAGACCCTGTTCAGGACGGCGTACGACACCTACGGCTCGGTCGACATCGCCTTCAACAACGCGGGCATCTCGCCGCCCGACGACGACTCCATCCTGGACACCGGCCTGGAGGCGTGGAAGCGCGTCCAGGAGGTCAACCTCACCTCGGTCTACCTGTGCTGCAAGGCGGCCATCCCCTACATGCGCCGCCAGGGCCGGGGCTCCATCATCAACACCGCCTCGTTCGTGGCCCGGATGGGCGCGGCGACCTCCCAGATCTCGTACACGGCCTCCAAGGGCGGTGTCCTCGCCATGTCCCGTGAACTGGGCGTCCAGTTCGCCCGGGAGGGCATCCGGGTCAACGCCCTGTGCCCCGGCCCGGTCAACACCCCGCTGCTCCAGGAGCTGTTCGCCAAGGACCCGGAGCGGGCCGCGCGCCGGCTCGTGCACATCCCGGTCGGGCGGTTCGCCGAGGCGGACGAGATCGCCTCGGCCGTCGCGTTCCTCGCCAGCGACGACTCCTCCTTCGTGAACGCCACCGACTTCCTGGTGGACGGGGGCATCTCGGGCGCCTACGTCACCCCGCTGTAG
- a CDS encoding DUF2510 domain-containing protein, producing MSVTPPPGWYSDPSYPLVERWWDGTAWTDHRRQPEVPQQPLIQTPPAEGSGPGRARTVALVTAAVVLVAAIVTGAVLLRHDDGGDAAAQTTPTSSSPTGTEAPSPSPSGPSPSAGDPSVVVDELNGITFPVLDGWVKPQYAADHDMVLSTPRTYDCPGDPGLCRHGRVDSRTATATDETSPKALAEEDIADAADSAYGHDLLGSRPFRGISSHELVKSGSVAVAGRAGYLVRWKVRTGVGPGGYVESLVFPSSVGSQSPVIVRFALDAGADGPPLSDIDRITAGIRPVGGKDAGGGVGSSIGPTR from the coding sequence ATGAGCGTGACACCTCCTCCCGGCTGGTACAGCGACCCGTCGTACCCGCTCGTCGAGCGCTGGTGGGACGGGACCGCGTGGACCGACCACCGGCGTCAGCCCGAAGTCCCCCAGCAGCCCCTGATACAGACCCCGCCGGCCGAGGGCTCCGGCCCGGGACGGGCCAGGACCGTCGCCCTCGTGACGGCCGCGGTCGTCCTCGTGGCCGCGATCGTCACCGGCGCGGTGCTGCTGCGCCACGACGACGGCGGCGACGCCGCGGCACAGACCACGCCCACGTCCTCGTCCCCCACCGGGACCGAGGCGCCCTCGCCCTCACCGTCGGGTCCCTCGCCCTCGGCCGGTGACCCGTCCGTCGTCGTGGACGAACTGAACGGCATCACCTTCCCGGTCCTCGACGGCTGGGTGAAACCGCAGTACGCCGCCGACCACGACATGGTGCTGTCGACCCCGAGGACCTACGACTGCCCGGGCGACCCCGGTCTGTGCCGGCACGGCCGGGTCGACTCGCGCACCGCGACCGCCACCGACGAGACGTCGCCGAAGGCCCTCGCCGAGGAGGACATCGCGGACGCCGCCGACAGCGCGTACGGACACGACCTCCTGGGCAGCCGCCCCTTCCGTGGCATCAGCTCGCACGAACTGGTGAAGTCCGGCTCCGTCGCCGTGGCCGGGCGCGCCGGATACCTCGTGCGCTGGAAGGTCAGGACCGGTGTGGGGCCCGGCGGTTACGTGGAGTCCCTCGTCTTTCCTTCCAGCGTGGGCTCGCAGTCCCCGGTCATCGTCCGGTTCGCCCTCGACGCCGGGGCCGACGGGCCGCCGCTGTCCGACATCGACCGCATCACCGCCGGCATCCGCCCGGTGGGCGGCAAGGACGCCGGCGGCGGTGTGGGGAGCAGCATCGGCCCGACCCGGTGA
- a CDS encoding gamma-glutamyl-gamma-aminobutyrate hydrolase family protein gives MGRPLIGVSTYLETGARWGVWELEAALLPAGYPRLVQRAGGLAVMLPPDDPALARETVARLDAVVVAGGPDVDPGRYGAERSPRTGPPAHERDAWELALIRAALDSGTPLLGICRGHQLLNVALGGTLVQHLDGHVKDIGVVGHHEVIPVPGTLYAGLVPERCAVPTYHHQAVDRLGEGLTVCAHAVDGTVEAVELPGPGWALGVQWHPEMGDDLRVMRGLITAAT, from the coding sequence GTGGGCAGGCCGCTGATCGGTGTGAGTACGTATCTGGAGACCGGGGCGCGCTGGGGCGTGTGGGAGCTGGAGGCCGCGCTGCTGCCGGCCGGCTATCCGCGGCTCGTGCAGCGGGCCGGCGGGCTCGCCGTGATGCTGCCGCCCGACGATCCGGCCCTGGCCCGCGAGACCGTCGCCCGGCTCGACGCGGTCGTGGTCGCGGGCGGTCCCGATGTCGACCCCGGCCGGTACGGTGCCGAGCGCTCCCCGCGTACGGGCCCGCCCGCGCACGAGCGTGACGCCTGGGAACTCGCCCTGATCCGGGCCGCGTTGGACTCCGGCACCCCGCTGCTCGGCATCTGCCGGGGCCACCAGCTCCTGAACGTGGCCCTGGGCGGCACGCTCGTGCAGCATCTCGACGGTCATGTGAAGGACATCGGTGTGGTCGGCCACCACGAGGTGATCCCCGTCCCCGGGACGCTGTACGCCGGTCTCGTACCGGAGCGGTGCGCCGTCCCGACGTACCACCACCAGGCCGTGGACCGCCTCGGAGAGGGCCTCACGGTCTGCGCGCACGCGGTGGACGGCACGGTGGAGGCGGTCGAACTCCCCGGACCCGGCTGGGCCCTGGGAGTCCAGTGGCACCCGGAGATGGGGGACGACCTGCGGGTCATGCGGGGCCTGATCACTGCGGCGACCTGA